One segment of Terriglobales bacterium DNA contains the following:
- a CDS encoding ATP synthase subunit I yields MIEDSNPLQEPSNSREVPPSDPETEQFYAQAYARMMRCMLVVALFAAPVFFWRPGWKFALAFLLGATLSLLNFRWLERTVYGLSELLIKSPKAQPSGRVVRRFLFRYLLIAVGAYVIFKSSVIAVYGFFAGLSLPVVGVFCEAVYELFTTLRSRSQS; encoded by the coding sequence ATGATTGAGGACTCCAATCCCCTGCAGGAGCCTTCAAATTCTCGTGAGGTCCCACCATCAGATCCTGAAACGGAGCAGTTTTACGCTCAAGCCTATGCCCGCATGATGCGCTGCATGTTGGTGGTTGCGCTCTTCGCCGCCCCGGTTTTCTTCTGGCGTCCCGGATGGAAATTTGCCTTGGCTTTTCTGCTGGGTGCCACGCTGTCGCTGCTCAATTTTCGATGGCTCGAAAGGACTGTCTATGGTTTGAGTGAACTCCTCATCAAGAGTCCGAAGGCTCAGCCCTCAGGCCGCGTTGTACGCCGATTCCTCTTCCGGTATCTTTTGATCGCAGTTGGCGCCTATGTTATATTCAAGAGTTCGGTTATAGCAGTTTATGGCTTCTTTGCAGGGCTATCTTTGCCGGTAGTCGGCGTTTTCTGCGAAGCTGTTTACGAGCTGTTTACCACTTTAAGATCAAGATCTCAATCCTAA
- a CDS encoding NADH-quinone oxidoreductase subunit N translates to MNQIHGIDYICVLPEIILTVFGIAIMMADPLFAPKSSRKSLGILALCGAIASALATVAQSTYLSTPGDADAMSKAFFGMVAVNTFSIFFHLLIALIVIVVILASYEYLDVQHINLGEYYGLILFGAVGMMLMSSATELVLIFIALEISSIATYVLAGFRRKFASSSESSLKYFLLGSFATAFFLYGIALMFGATGSTNITEIATALRGGNTGVLAYVAIALMFVGIGFKIAAAPFHVWTPDVYEGAPAPIVGLMSTAPKAAAFAVLLRILFAAASADAFHSAWSWLVWVSAALSMTLGNIGALVQNNVKRLLAYSSIAHAGYLLVAFLGPATGPENGISAAIFYTASYATMNVGAFCIVSHLAGDGERYVTLDDYAGLSQRSPWLAAMLSIFMLSLIGIPLTGGFFAKYYVFNAALHANLVGLTVIGMINSAIAAYYYLRVIVVMYMQESKTDAPVLPVPASLGVAVILSAAATLYLGIWPQRVLDYAVRSAHDLMR, encoded by the coding sequence ATGAACCAGATCCACGGCATCGATTATATTTGTGTTCTTCCTGAAATTATCCTGACCGTTTTCGGCATCGCGATAATGATGGCAGATCCCCTTTTTGCCCCTAAGAGCAGCCGGAAGTCCTTAGGGATTCTGGCCCTGTGCGGCGCGATTGCCTCAGCCCTAGCCACAGTTGCACAAAGCACCTACCTGTCTACTCCAGGCGATGCCGATGCCATGAGCAAAGCCTTCTTCGGCATGGTTGCCGTCAATACCTTCAGCATCTTCTTTCATCTTCTGATCGCACTGATTGTCATCGTCGTCATTCTTGCTTCGTACGAGTATCTGGATGTCCAGCACATCAACCTGGGCGAATACTACGGGCTGATCCTGTTCGGCGCTGTGGGCATGATGCTGATGTCTTCGGCCACGGAGCTGGTGCTGATCTTCATTGCGCTGGAAATTTCTTCCATTGCGACGTATGTTCTGGCCGGGTTTCGCCGCAAATTTGCCAGCAGCAGTGAATCGTCGCTGAAATATTTCCTGCTGGGGTCGTTTGCTACCGCCTTCTTCCTCTATGGCATCGCACTGATGTTCGGCGCGACGGGCTCGACCAACATCACGGAAATCGCTACAGCATTGCGGGGAGGAAACACCGGTGTGCTGGCGTATGTAGCCATTGCACTGATGTTTGTAGGAATCGGCTTCAAGATCGCTGCCGCACCCTTTCATGTTTGGACGCCTGACGTGTACGAAGGCGCTCCTGCGCCCATTGTGGGACTTATGTCCACTGCACCCAAGGCCGCAGCCTTTGCCGTGCTGCTTCGCATCCTGTTCGCTGCGGCTTCAGCCGATGCTTTCCACTCGGCGTGGTCCTGGCTGGTTTGGGTTTCTGCCGCACTGTCAATGACCCTGGGCAACATCGGAGCGCTGGTGCAAAACAATGTGAAGCGCTTGCTGGCTTACTCCTCCATTGCCCACGCCGGATATCTACTGGTGGCTTTTCTTGGCCCGGCGACGGGTCCTGAAAACGGCATATCAGCGGCAATCTTTTACACCGCGTCGTATGCCACAATGAATGTGGGAGCTTTCTGCATTGTGAGTCATCTGGCGGGAGACGGAGAGCGTTACGTCACCCTTGACGACTATGCAGGTCTGAGCCAGCGCTCGCCGTGGCTGGCTGCGATGCTGAGCATCTTCATGCTGTCGCTTATCGGAATTCCGCTGACTGGTGGCTTTTTTGCAAAGTATTACGTCTTCAATGCGGCCTTGCACGCGAACCTGGTTGGACTGACGGTCATTGGCATGATCAACAGCGCCATCGCCGCTTATTATTACCTGCGCGTGATCGTTGTGATGTATATGCAGGAGAGTAAGACTGATGCTCCTGTGCTTCCCGTTCCTGCCTCATTGGGTGTGGCCGTCATACTAAGCGCGGCAGCCACGCTATATCTGGGAATCTGGCCGCAACGCGTCCTGGATTATGCGGTACGCTCGGCCCATGACCTGATGCGTTGA
- the atpB gene encoding F0F1 ATP synthase subunit A — MPEQLWFTQFLNQHLAGVVTPLLQKIGFAPHYPEAPFSNFVAMELLVFVLLIVFFVLVRTRLSVESPNGLQHIVETIEEFINHQSEEIIGHHSEKFTPFLVALGLFILVSNLLGLIPGFESPTASPAVPLGCAILSFFYYNMHGLRKHGALKYAKHFLGPLGIVGAVIMLPIEIVSHLARLLSLTVRLWANMYAGDLVTMAFFSMVPILVPVVFLGLHLAVAFLQAYIFVLMTMIYLSGAVAEEH; from the coding sequence ATGCCTGAGCAACTTTGGTTTACACAGTTCCTGAACCAGCACCTTGCAGGTGTGGTTACGCCTCTATTGCAGAAAATTGGCTTCGCGCCTCACTATCCCGAGGCTCCGTTCTCTAATTTCGTCGCCATGGAGCTGCTGGTATTTGTTCTCCTGATTGTCTTCTTCGTATTGGTGCGTACACGGCTTTCCGTGGAAAGTCCCAACGGTTTGCAGCACATCGTGGAAACTATCGAAGAATTCATCAATCACCAAAGCGAAGAAATTATTGGCCATCACAGCGAGAAATTCACTCCTTTTCTGGTGGCGTTGGGCCTGTTTATTCTTGTGAGTAACCTGTTAGGGTTGATTCCAGGCTTTGAATCACCGACAGCAAGTCCCGCAGTGCCCCTGGGCTGCGCAATTCTTTCGTTCTTTTATTACAACATGCATGGCCTCCGCAAACACGGAGCACTCAAGTATGCTAAGCATTTCCTGGGGCCTTTGGGCATCGTGGGCGCGGTCATCATGCTGCCCATCGAGATCGTGAGCCACCTGGCGCGTCTGTTGTCGTTGACCGTACGTCTTTGGGCCAATATGTATGCCGGAGACTTGGTCACCATGGCGTTCTTTTCCATGGTTCCTATCCTGGTGCCGGTGGTCTTTCTCGGGCTGCATTTAGCTGTAGCATTTCTGCAGGCCTACATTTTTGTTTTGATGACCATGATTTATCTCTCCGGCGCAGTCGCCGAAGAGCACTAA
- a CDS encoding aminotransferase class I/II-fold pyridoxal phosphate-dependent enzyme, whose protein sequence is MGFDLSEFQFDAEKRRQLGYKLVDRINQYFSSLEDRAVQLPLEKRTFGELHDHMPEIGENAEAVLDEICRELIEKGFHVPSANYFGLMNPTPTYMAVLAEMLVAALNPQLATLARSQLASKIENETVRWIGERVGWNRAFDGTFTSGGNEANFSALALALAAHFPQTVEDGIASIGAQPVFYASTESHHSLDKSAGLLGLGRKAMRRVPVNDQVQMDVKKLEATIQEDTRAGHKPFCVVATAGTTNSGAIDDMVAIAEVCRRHSLWLHVDGAYGAAAIFSDRHRALVKGIELADSVTFDPHKWLAMPFAAGVILTSRPELLQRAFGVSTPYMPKITGAPLIDNFKVSVQWSRRMNSLKLWLTLRVHGRQAYEQLIDRQLQLARDFAAWVKQSENYELAAPLQLPILNLRVKGKTEVEVAAANASVVDEVTRDGKRWISLTTVNGRSVIRVMIISYLTTEKNMQELQHALDTAAKRFTVTATGTVLSQ, encoded by the coding sequence ATGGGATTTGACTTAAGCGAATTTCAATTTGACGCAGAAAAGCGGCGCCAGCTTGGATACAAACTGGTGGACCGCATCAACCAATACTTTTCCTCTCTTGAAGATCGCGCCGTACAACTTCCTCTCGAAAAACGCACCTTTGGCGAGTTGCACGACCACATGCCCGAGATCGGCGAAAACGCCGAGGCCGTACTCGACGAGATTTGCCGCGAGCTGATCGAAAAAGGCTTCCATGTCCCCAGTGCCAACTACTTTGGCCTGATGAATCCCACGCCCACGTACATGGCGGTGCTGGCCGAGATGCTGGTGGCAGCGCTCAATCCGCAGCTTGCAACTTTGGCGCGCTCGCAACTGGCCTCGAAGATTGAGAATGAAACCGTGCGCTGGATTGGCGAACGCGTGGGCTGGAACCGCGCTTTCGATGGAACTTTTACCAGCGGCGGAAACGAAGCCAACTTCAGCGCTCTGGCATTGGCCCTGGCGGCACACTTTCCGCAAACGGTTGAAGACGGCATCGCCTCCATTGGCGCGCAGCCGGTCTTTTACGCCTCCACGGAATCGCACCACTCGCTTGACAAATCCGCTGGGCTGCTGGGGCTAGGCCGCAAAGCCATGCGACGCGTGCCAGTCAACGATCAGGTGCAAATGGATGTGAAGAAGCTGGAGGCCACAATCCAGGAAGACACGCGCGCCGGGCACAAGCCGTTTTGTGTTGTTGCTACTGCGGGAACCACCAACTCCGGCGCAATTGACGATATGGTTGCAATTGCCGAAGTTTGCCGGCGGCATAGTCTCTGGCTGCATGTGGATGGGGCATATGGCGCCGCTGCCATCTTCAGCGACCGGCATCGTGCTTTAGTCAAAGGCATCGAACTGGCGGACTCGGTAACGTTTGATCCGCACAAGTGGCTGGCCATGCCCTTTGCTGCCGGAGTCATTCTGACCTCGCGACCGGAGCTGCTGCAACGTGCCTTCGGAGTTTCGACTCCTTACATGCCTAAAATCACCGGGGCCCCGCTGATTGATAACTTTAAAGTCAGCGTGCAATGGTCGCGACGCATGAATTCGCTGAAGCTGTGGCTGACGCTGCGCGTGCACGGACGTCAGGCCTACGAACAACTGATTGATCGGCAGTTGCAACTGGCCAGAGATTTTGCGGCCTGGGTAAAGCAGTCAGAAAATTACGAGCTGGCCGCGCCGCTTCAACTGCCTATCCTGAACCTGCGAGTAAAAGGCAAAACTGAAGTGGAAGTTGCCGCCGCCAACGCCAGCGTGGTGGATGAAGTCACGCGTGACGGCAAGCGCTGGATTTCGCTGACCACTGTAAATGGACGCAGCGTTATCCGAGTGATGATCATCAGTTATCTGACCACAGAAAAGAACATGCAGGAGCTACAACACGCTTTGGATACGGCTGCGAAGAGGTTCACCGTAACTGCCACAGGAACAGTCCTCAGTCAATAG
- the lysS gene encoding lysine--tRNA ligase produces the protein MSLDDKIYAERIEKLGKISALGQLPYPYKFEASHGIPQILAEYSSKSAEELEKDRITVKVAGRLMSIRGQGKAGFAHLQQAGQRLQIYVRMDAVGENAFALYKLLDLGDHIGVSGYLFRTKTNELSIHVETITFLSKDLLPLPEKFHGLTDVELRYRQRYVDLFMNPEVREVFVKRSKVVQAIRRFLDARGYIEVETPMMQPIAGGATARPFTTHHNTLDIDLYLRIAPELYLKRLVVGGLDRVYEINRNFRNEGISTQHNPEFTMLEFYEAYSDYKDLMGLTEEMLAQVARDVNGSTKTTFNGHEIDFANWQRLSMREAIIKFWPEEAGAKPEMKDFADAASVGALVKRLNAAHTPHMPYDPNEPAGKTIAAMFEAVAEEHLIQPTILYDFPVAISPLSKNKRDEPDWVERFEVFVGGLEIGNAFSELNDPEEQRRRFEQQIGERARGDEEAHAMDEDYIRALAYGMPPAGGEGIGIDRLTMLLTDSRSIRDVILFPLLRPEKGASGSEPENK, from the coding sequence GTGTCCTTAGACGATAAAATTTACGCCGAACGAATTGAGAAGCTGGGCAAGATCTCTGCTCTGGGTCAGTTGCCCTATCCTTACAAGTTTGAGGCTTCGCATGGTATTCCACAAATCCTGGCGGAGTACTCGAGCAAGTCTGCCGAGGAACTGGAAAAAGACCGCATTACCGTAAAGGTGGCGGGGCGGCTGATGTCCATTCGCGGACAGGGCAAGGCTGGGTTCGCCCATCTGCAGCAGGCTGGGCAGCGTTTGCAAATCTATGTCCGGATGGATGCTGTCGGCGAAAATGCGTTCGCGCTCTACAAGTTGCTCGACCTGGGCGACCACATTGGCGTGAGCGGATATCTGTTCCGCACGAAGACCAACGAACTTTCGATCCACGTTGAGACCATAACGTTCTTGTCAAAAGACCTGCTTCCCTTGCCTGAGAAGTTTCATGGCCTCACGGACGTGGAGCTGCGCTACCGCCAGCGCTACGTTGATCTGTTCATGAATCCCGAGGTGCGCGAGGTTTTTGTGAAGCGCAGCAAGGTGGTGCAGGCGATCCGGCGTTTTCTTGACGCTCGCGGATACATCGAAGTTGAGACCCCGATGATGCAGCCCATCGCCGGGGGAGCGACGGCGCGTCCTTTTACTACGCATCACAATACGCTGGATATTGACCTGTACCTTCGCATTGCACCGGAGTTGTATCTCAAGCGGCTAGTCGTCGGCGGGTTGGACCGGGTGTATGAGATCAACCGCAACTTCCGCAACGAAGGCATCTCGACGCAGCACAACCCGGAATTCACCATGCTGGAGTTTTACGAAGCTTACAGCGACTACAAAGATCTTATGGGCCTGACCGAAGAGATGCTGGCGCAGGTTGCGCGCGACGTAAACGGAAGCACTAAAACTACTTTCAACGGACACGAGATTGATTTCGCCAACTGGCAGCGGCTTTCGATGCGTGAGGCGATTATCAAATTCTGGCCGGAAGAAGCGGGCGCCAAACCGGAGATGAAAGATTTTGCCGATGCTGCCTCCGTGGGCGCGCTGGTGAAGCGGTTGAACGCCGCTCACACGCCGCACATGCCCTACGATCCTAACGAACCTGCGGGAAAAACGATTGCGGCGATGTTCGAGGCGGTTGCTGAAGAGCATCTGATCCAGCCGACCATCCTCTACGACTTCCCTGTCGCGATTTCGCCGCTTTCCAAAAACAAGCGCGACGAGCCCGACTGGGTAGAACGCTTTGAAGTTTTTGTCGGAGGCCTGGAGATCGGCAACGCCTTCAGCGAACTGAATGACCCCGAGGAGCAGCGGCGGCGTTTTGAGCAACAGATTGGCGAGCGTGCCCGCGGCGACGAAGAGGCCCACGCCATGGATGAAGACTACATCCGCGCCCTGGCCTACGGCATGCCGCCTGCCGGCGGAGAAGGCATTGGCATTGACCGGCTTACCATGCTGCTCACCGACTCGCGCTCGATTCGTGATGTGATCTTGTTTCCACTTTTGCGGCCGGAGAAGGGTGCTAGTGGCAGTGAACCTGAAAACAAATAA
- a CDS encoding ATP synthase F0 subunit C, producing the protein MRKFLFLFMLVAIMMVAAPVYAQGTGSPASVNWATPIAAGIGMAIASGLCGLGQGKATAAASEAIARNPGATAGIRFALILGLVLIESLALYTLAIIIIKV; encoded by the coding sequence ATGCGTAAATTTTTGTTCTTGTTCATGCTTGTGGCAATCATGATGGTTGCCGCTCCAGTGTATGCCCAGGGGACCGGGAGCCCGGCTTCTGTTAATTGGGCTACACCAATTGCTGCCGGCATTGGTATGGCCATCGCCTCCGGCCTCTGCGGATTGGGCCAGGGTAAGGCCACGGCCGCAGCCTCCGAAGCGATTGCTCGCAACCCGGGAGCCACCGCCGGAATCCGATTCGCTCTGATTCTTGGCCTGGTACTTATCGAGTCGCTGGCTCTCTACACGCTGGCCATCATCATCATCAAGGTATAG
- a CDS encoding ABC transporter ATP-binding protein, with product MAYALEYDHVSKQYGGVWQSKPVHALKDFNLQVEHGEIFGFLGPNGAGKTTAIHIALGFVRPTSGAGRMLGESFGHAPTRRRVGFLAENPTFYHLSARNLIRTYGALNGMRDPRLRERVREMLKVFDLEEAADRSVGKFSRGMLQRVGLAQALVNDPDLLVLDEPTSALDPVVRVAVRELLLKAREKGKTVFISSHLLSEIEMICDRVAILHHGSVVRLGKTSELLESSDQCEVVVQRVKNEVFPEAVARDGRLHLLAPLSMQRNIIERAWAAGGEVVSVNPVRKSLETVFLELAKSDANEKNHKEGA from the coding sequence ATGGCTTACGCTCTCGAATACGACCATGTCTCCAAGCAATACGGCGGCGTGTGGCAAAGCAAGCCGGTGCACGCCCTGAAAGATTTCAACCTGCAAGTTGAGCATGGCGAGATCTTCGGTTTTCTGGGGCCAAACGGCGCAGGTAAGACCACGGCTATTCATATTGCCTTGGGATTTGTTCGTCCTACCAGCGGCGCCGGGCGCATGTTGGGAGAGAGTTTTGGCCACGCTCCCACCCGCCGCCGCGTCGGGTTCCTGGCCGAAAACCCTACTTTCTACCACCTTTCTGCGCGTAATCTCATACGCACCTATGGCGCGCTGAATGGCATGCGCGATCCCAGGTTGCGCGAGCGTGTACGTGAGATGCTTAAGGTCTTTGATCTCGAAGAGGCCGCCGACCGCAGTGTAGGCAAGTTTTCGCGCGGCATGTTGCAGCGGGTAGGCCTGGCGCAGGCCCTGGTGAACGACCCGGATCTGCTTGTCCTGGATGAGCCGACCTCGGCGCTCGATCCGGTGGTGCGCGTGGCTGTGCGCGAGCTGTTGTTGAAAGCGCGGGAGAAGGGCAAGACGGTTTTTATCAGCTCCCATCTGCTTTCAGAGATCGAGATGATCTGCGACCGCGTGGCCATCCTGCATCACGGTAGTGTGGTGCGCCTGGGCAAGACTTCGGAGTTGTTGGAATCATCGGATCAATGCGAGGTCGTGGTCCAACGGGTGAAAAACGAAGTCTTCCCTGAAGCCGTAGCGCGCGATGGCCGCTTGCATTTGCTGGCACCTCTCTCCATGCAGCGGAACATCATCGAGCGCGCCTGGGCTGCAGGTGGAGAAGTTGTGAGCGTTAATCCCGTCAGAAAGTCGCTGGAGACGGTATTCCTGGAGTTGGCCAAAAGCGATGCCAATGAGAAAAATCACAAGGAGGGCGCATGA
- a CDS encoding NADH-quinone oxidoreductase subunit M, whose product MDNTILTLVAFVPLAGALLLLLFPRNDNAIRWGALAISLLTFVLSLHLPFHFDNSKVGFQFSVDHSWIGSPNIRYHLGVDGISLWLVLLTTFLVPLSVLISWHSVHDRVKEFFALLLVLETAMLGVFLSLDMFLFYVFWEATLIPMALLIGIWGHERRVYAAVKFFLYTMVASVFMLAAIIWLYVHAGSFDYATIRTKLATGEIALGGNAALWLFLGFFIAFAVKVPIFPLHTWLPDAHVEAPTAGSVLLAGVLLKMGTYGLLRFNVALFPDEARRHAPWIVALAIIGIIYGALVAMVQPNLKKLIAYSSVSHLGFCVLGIFTFTAMGTDGAVYQMLNHGVSTGALFMLAGMLYERRHTYEISEFGGLATPMPIYATFFLLITLSSIGLPLLNGFVGEFLVLNGAFQAKALFGVLAATGVIWSACYMLWMYQRVFYGQVTVPVNNTLPDANLRERIALWPTVVFALIMGVASSLWMNAIDPAVRAAIPSAAHGMEAAQKRASASRQGQPAALGSEKKSFEVSRR is encoded by the coding sequence ATGGACAACACAATTCTCACGCTGGTAGCTTTTGTCCCTCTGGCCGGGGCGCTGCTGTTGCTCTTGTTCCCGCGCAACGACAATGCAATTCGCTGGGGTGCACTGGCCATTTCCCTGCTCACCTTCGTGCTCTCCTTGCATCTTCCGTTTCATTTTGATAACAGCAAAGTGGGCTTTCAGTTTTCGGTTGATCACTCTTGGATTGGCAGCCCCAACATCCGCTATCACTTGGGTGTGGATGGCATCTCGCTCTGGCTGGTTTTGCTGACCACCTTCCTGGTGCCGTTGAGCGTGCTGATCTCATGGCATTCGGTGCATGACCGGGTAAAAGAATTTTTCGCCCTGTTGCTAGTGCTGGAAACCGCCATGTTGGGTGTCTTCCTGTCGCTCGACATGTTCCTCTTCTATGTCTTCTGGGAGGCGACGCTTATCCCGATGGCGTTGCTCATCGGAATCTGGGGACACGAACGGCGCGTCTATGCCGCCGTAAAGTTTTTCCTCTACACCATGGTCGCTTCGGTATTCATGCTGGCGGCGATCATCTGGCTGTACGTCCACGCGGGCAGCTTTGATTACGCGACGATTCGTACGAAACTCGCCACTGGCGAGATTGCTCTTGGCGGCAACGCTGCCCTGTGGCTCTTCCTGGGGTTCTTTATCGCATTTGCCGTAAAGGTTCCCATCTTTCCCCTGCACACATGGTTGCCAGACGCGCACGTGGAAGCGCCGACCGCCGGATCTGTCTTACTGGCTGGCGTGCTGCTCAAAATGGGAACTTATGGATTGCTGCGTTTCAACGTCGCACTCTTTCCGGATGAAGCCCGGCGCCATGCGCCGTGGATTGTTGCGCTGGCCATCATCGGCATCATCTACGGAGCGCTGGTGGCGATGGTGCAACCCAATTTGAAAAAGCTTATCGCCTATTCTTCGGTGAGCCATCTTGGTTTCTGCGTACTCGGCATCTTCACCTTCACTGCCATGGGGACCGACGGCGCTGTCTACCAGATGCTGAACCACGGTGTCTCTACCGGAGCTCTCTTCATGCTCGCAGGCATGCTCTACGAACGGCGGCATACATATGAGATCAGTGAGTTTGGCGGCCTGGCTACGCCCATGCCGATCTATGCCACCTTCTTTCTATTGATCACTCTTTCTTCCATCGGCTTGCCGCTGCTGAATGGATTTGTAGGCGAGTTCCTGGTTTTGAATGGAGCCTTCCAGGCAAAGGCCTTGTTTGGCGTTCTGGCGGCCACGGGCGTCATCTGGAGCGCCTGCTACATGCTCTGGATGTACCAGCGCGTCTTCTACGGCCAGGTCACCGTGCCGGTGAACAACACACTGCCGGATGCCAATCTGCGTGAGCGCATTGCGCTGTGGCCCACCGTGGTCTTCGCCCTCATTATGGGCGTTGCTTCCTCGCTGTGGATGAACGCTATTGATCCTGCGGTTCGGGCTGCCATTCCTTCTGCTGCGCATGGCATGGAAGCCGCCCAAAAGCGAGCGTCAGCCTCGCGTCAGGGCCAACCAGCCGCTCTGGGAAGTGAGAAAAAATCCTTCGAGGTTAGCCGCCGATGA
- a CDS encoding AtpZ/AtpI family protein: MNSPEPEDPSSKLQPTAEDKQDEKRSMWLLIARYSQIGFMLPAATLIGWFLGSLLDKWLHTTWIYIAGLVLGMITGFVELIRMLLSEADAETKAGSK; the protein is encoded by the coding sequence ATGAACTCCCCAGAGCCAGAAGACCCCTCTTCGAAGCTGCAGCCCACAGCGGAAGATAAGCAGGATGAAAAGCGCAGCATGTGGCTATTGATAGCCCGTTACAGCCAGATTGGATTTATGTTACCGGCGGCTACTCTGATTGGCTGGTTTTTGGGATCGCTTCTCGACAAGTGGCTTCACACCACCTGGATTTACATTGCCGGCCTGGTGTTGGGCATGATCACCGGGTTTGTTGAATTAATTCGCATGCTCTTATCTGAAGCCGACGCCGAGACCAAAGCTGGAAGCAAATAG